In one window of Helianthus annuus cultivar XRQ/B chromosome 17, HanXRQr2.0-SUNRISE, whole genome shotgun sequence DNA:
- the LOC110923822 gene encoding cytochrome P450 CYP72A219 produces the protein MFGLCSGVGMAVATVVVVVGVFSWRVFDMVWLKPKKMEKCLRDQGLKGTSYKLLYGDVKEMVKMITEAYRKPINLNDDIVPRVLSFFHSVVTTHGSKNCFTWMGPRPILHISDPTMIKEILGNYEAFQKQRGGNPLTSLLAKGLVDVEGDQWVKHRKIINPAFHVEKLKHMVPAFYVSCDEMISKWEETLNGKRSCEMDVWPHLQTMAADVISRTAFGSSYVEGRKIFELQHEQSELVITAFQSIYIPGSRFLPTKSNKRMKAIAREVKGLVKNIIDKRVAEGGNSKDDLLGILLDSNNKEIKQHGHNKFGLSIDDVIEECKLFYFAGQETTANLLVWTMILLGQHINWQDRAREEVLKVFGDRKPDIEGLNQLKIINIIFLEVLRLYSPVVGMARMIHKETKLGNITLPAGTLMQVHTMLTHYDPTIWGDDVKEFKPERFSQGVSKVTKGQTAFIPFGGGPRVCIGQNFAMLEAKMSLVMILSRFSFELSPSYSHAPYTIISLQPQFGAHLILHKL, from the exons ATGTTTGGACTGTGTAGTGGTGTTGGGATGGCGGTGgcaacggtggtggtggtggtgggtgtgtTTTCATGGAGGGTTTTCGATATGGTGTGGTTGAAACCAAAGAAGATGGAGAAGTGTCTAAGAGACCAAGGACTCAAGGGAACCTCCTACAAGTTGTTATATGGAGATGTTAAGGAGATGGTGAAAATGATAACCGAAGCATATCGCAAGCCCATAAACTTGAATGATGATATCGTGCCCCGAGTTTTGTCATTTTTTCATAGTGTTGTTACCACTCATGGAA GTAAGAATTGCTTTACATGGATGGGACCAAGGCCTATACTACACATATCCGATCCAACAATGATAAAGGAGATTTTAGGAAACTATGAAGCCTTTCAAAAGCAAAGAGGCGGAAACCCATTAACGAGTTTGCTAGCAAAAGGACTGGTGGACGTTGAGGGTGATCAATGGGTGAAACACAGAAAGATCATTAATCCCGCCTTTCATGTCGAAAAGCTTAAG CATATGGTGCCGGCTTTTTATGTGAGTTGTGATGAGATGATTAGCAAATGGGAAGAAACATTAAACGGAAAAAGATCGTGTGAAATGGATGTGTGGCCGCATCTTCAAACAATGGCCGCTGATGTAATTTCACGCACAGCGTTTGGTAGTAGCTATGTAGAAGGAAGAAAGATTTTTGAACTTCAACATGAACAATCCGAGCTAGTTATAACCGCTTTTCAGTCTATTTATATTCCAGGATCACG ATTTCTACCAACGAAAAGCAACAAGAGGATGAAAGCAATTGCCCGCGAAGTAAAGGGTTTGGTAAAGAATATTATTGATAAGCGAGTGGCGGAGGGGGGAAATAGCAAGGACGACCTCTTGGGCATACTCTTGGACTCTAATAATAAAGAAATAAAGCAACATGGACATAACAAATTTGGACTCAGTATTGATGATGTCATTGAAGAATGTAAACTCTTCTATTTTGCAGGCCAAGAAACTACAGCAAATTTGCTTGTTTGGACTATGATTTTGTTAGGCCAACACATAAATTGGCAAGATCGCGCTAGGGAAGAAGTTTTAAAGGTTTTTGGAGATAGAAAACCAGATATTGAGGGGTTGAATCAACTTAAAATT atcAACATAATCTTCCTCGAGGTTCTTAGGTTATACTCTCCGGTGGTAGGAATGGCCCGAATGATTCATAAAGAAACCAAACTAGGAAACATCACTTTACCTGCCGGAACACTCATGCAAGTGCACACAATGCTTACACATTATGATCCTACTATATGGGGCGACGATGTAAAGGAGTTCAAACCAGAAAGATTTTCACAAGGCGTGTCAAAGGTGACCAAGGGACAAACTGCGTTTATCCCGTTTGGAGGGGGTCCACGTGTATGTATAGGACAAAATTTTGCTATGTTGGAAGCAAAAATGTCGCTCGTTATGATTCTGTCACGCTTCTCATTTGAGCTCTCGCCTTCGTATTCACATGCTCCGTATACTATCATCAGTCTTCAACCTCAATTTGGTGCACATTTAATTTTGCATAAACTCTAG